In Archangium violaceum, the following are encoded in one genomic region:
- a CDS encoding phosphatase PAP2 family protein, whose product MSEWTSYSRTREGSQEVSFKGVDLIIVASCSLAALALVGPARWAPGSTESAVQFAIFALGPLVLRTLEASFPRNRLLAFMASFWLLPVLSLSHGLLNPLVTAATPVLRDAQLAMLDQRLLGAQASVVLGQMVPPWLTDILMVCYYGHFVWPLALGLVLYFTGRREAFDEYLIALSLFFLANYVCYALVPAIGPRYFLFHSFSGPVNGLWATSFLDSVMRMPPFSRDCFPSGHTGTALLVLVYAFRFVPRFFRVMVVPAICLILATLVGRFHYLTDLLCAVPLMLVVVSLSMAWSRATARREVTRPVRMDAIVRP is encoded by the coding sequence GTGAGCGAATGGACTTCGTATAGCCGTACTCGAGAGGGCAGCCAGGAAGTGAGCTTCAAGGGAGTCGACCTCATCATCGTCGCCTCCTGTTCATTGGCCGCCCTGGCCCTCGTGGGACCCGCTCGCTGGGCCCCCGGCTCGACGGAGTCCGCTGTTCAATTCGCCATCTTCGCGCTCGGCCCCCTGGTGCTGCGCACCCTGGAGGCCTCCTTTCCCAGGAACCGGCTGCTGGCCTTCATGGCCTCCTTCTGGCTGCTGCCGGTGTTGAGCCTCAGCCACGGGTTGCTCAACCCCCTGGTGACGGCCGCCACCCCGGTGCTGCGCGATGCCCAGCTCGCCATGCTGGATCAGCGGCTGCTCGGGGCCCAGGCGTCCGTGGTGCTCGGGCAGATGGTGCCGCCCTGGCTCACCGACATCCTGATGGTCTGCTACTACGGCCACTTCGTCTGGCCGTTGGCGCTGGGCCTGGTGCTGTACTTCACCGGACGCCGCGAGGCCTTCGACGAGTACCTCATCGCGCTGAGCCTCTTCTTCCTGGCCAACTACGTCTGCTACGCGCTGGTGCCCGCCATCGGCCCGCGCTACTTCCTCTTCCACTCCTTCTCCGGGCCCGTGAATGGGCTGTGGGCGACGTCCTTCCTGGACTCGGTGATGCGCATGCCGCCGTTCTCGCGGGACTGCTTCCCCTCGGGGCACACCGGGACGGCGTTGCTGGTGCTGGTGTACGCCTTCCGGTTCGTGCCGCGCTTCTTCCGGGTGATGGTGGTGCCGGCGATCTGCCTCATCCTGGCCACCCTGGTGGGCCGCTTCCACTACCTGACGGACCTGCTGTGCGCGGTGCCGCTGATGCTGGTGGTGGTGAGCCTCTCGATGGCCTGGAGCAGGGCCACGGCGCGGCGCGAAGTGACGCGCCCGGTGCGAATGGACGCTATCGTACGC